From a single Streptomyces sp. NBC_01264 genomic region:
- a CDS encoding glycosyltransferase family 2 protein — MNPAIACVVPCYNEEAAIGKVVRDLRASLPEAVIYVYDNASTDGTVAEALKAGAVVRHELRKGKGNVIRRAFADIEADALLIIDGDDTYDASRAREMVELLFEGPYDQIVGARREIVETAYRAGHAVGNKMLTGTVRSLFGNDVTDMLSGYRVFSRRYIKSFPALSHEFETETEMTVHSLSLRLPTAEIEVDFKDRPAGSVSKLRTYRDGWRILKLILGLARRQRPSLYHSVVASLLALVSLILGAPLVSEFIETGTVPRLPTAVLSASIMIIAVLVLLVGYILESFMHMRQEQARLAHLRYPAPTRDTDFVPDMLHQNAPNPS, encoded by the coding sequence ATGAATCCGGCGATTGCGTGTGTCGTTCCCTGCTACAACGAGGAGGCCGCCATCGGCAAGGTCGTTCGCGACCTGCGCGCATCCCTCCCCGAGGCAGTCATCTATGTGTACGACAACGCCTCCACGGACGGCACCGTCGCCGAAGCCCTCAAGGCGGGCGCTGTGGTGCGCCACGAACTCCGCAAGGGCAAGGGCAACGTGATCCGCCGCGCATTCGCCGACATCGAGGCGGACGCGCTCCTCATCATCGACGGCGACGACACCTACGACGCGTCGCGCGCCCGCGAGATGGTCGAGTTGCTCTTCGAAGGCCCGTACGACCAAATCGTCGGCGCCCGGCGGGAGATAGTCGAGACGGCGTACCGCGCGGGCCACGCGGTCGGCAACAAGATGCTGACCGGCACCGTCCGCTCGCTGTTCGGCAACGACGTCACGGACATGCTGAGCGGCTACCGCGTCTTCTCGCGCCGCTACATCAAGTCCTTCCCGGCGCTCTCGCACGAGTTCGAGACCGAGACCGAGATGACGGTGCACTCACTCAGCCTGCGTCTGCCCACGGCCGAGATAGAGGTCGATTTCAAGGACCGCCCGGCCGGCAGCGTCAGCAAGCTGCGCACCTACCGAGACGGCTGGCGCATCCTGAAGCTCATACTGGGCCTCGCCCGCCGCCAGCGCCCCTCGCTGTACCACTCCGTCGTCGCGAGCCTGCTCGCCCTCGTCTCCCTCATCCTGGGAGCCCCACTGGTCAGCGAGTTCATTGAGACCGGCACGGTCCCGCGCCTCCCCACCGCCGTACTGTCGGCCTCGATCATGATCATCGCGGTGCTCGTGCTGCTGGTCGGGTACATCCTGGAGTCCTTCATGCACATGCGTCAGGAGCAGGCACGCCTCGCCCACCTGAGGTACCCGGCCCCGACCCGAGACACGGACTTCGTCCCGGACATGCTCCACCAGAACGCCCCCAACCCGTCCTGA
- a CDS encoding transglycosylase SLT domain-containing protein has protein sequence MPSTAPVAQEQAYAQHIVNAQFPGQPGEAHAFDNVIQQESTWNPRAVNDTNPTAQGLGQLEQGPRAGTDYQTQLNAALHYMLQRYGTPDGAWAHETTSGWY, from the coding sequence GTGCCGAGTACGGCGCCGGTTGCCCAGGAGCAGGCGTACGCACAGCACATCGTGAACGCCCAGTTCCCCGGGCAGCCGGGCGAGGCCCATGCCTTCGACAATGTCATCCAGCAGGAGAGCACCTGGAATCCGAGAGCGGTGAATGACACGAACCCCACAGCACAGGGCCTGGGCCAGCTCGAACAGGGTCCTCGCGCCGGCACCGACTACCAGACACAGCTCAACGCTGCACTGCACTACATGCTCCAGCGCTACGGCACCCCTGACGGCGCCTGGGCACACGAGACCACCTCGGGCTGGTACTGA
- a CDS encoding serine hydrolase, producing the protein MEKKLARALVGALAVAAAAAVAVPAFAAGQSHGPRPSDITCTSPGGKGPGTSPYGHPLEKSLQKDIARAIGTHKYVAVALTDPTAGVQCAFRANSEYDSASMVKPSILAALLYAEHGKLTPGQQAEATNMIENSDNTAATALWKDLSDLANPHQANTESFRAFLTAAGMQETTPAPDQLSWGLTRTTASDELKLLDLLNGTDNKVLDGASRAYILDLMRSVRPDERWGSTDEVPAAASTAVKNGWLQRSMTGPDNAFDRGDWKVNSISTVSSPKGGPYQSSLVVLTEDNRVPAGKKPFYGFKRGVDEIQAVASAVNKDLYPKLADSQRYTPQSVQPST; encoded by the coding sequence GTGGAGAAGAAGCTCGCCCGGGCACTTGTAGGTGCCCTCGCCGTCGCGGCCGCGGCCGCGGTTGCCGTCCCGGCGTTTGCCGCGGGGCAGTCGCATGGACCCCGGCCCTCGGACATCACCTGTACGTCGCCGGGCGGCAAGGGCCCGGGGACCTCTCCGTACGGCCACCCGCTGGAAAAGAGCCTCCAGAAGGACATCGCGCGCGCCATCGGCACCCACAAGTACGTCGCGGTCGCCCTCACCGACCCCACGGCCGGTGTCCAGTGCGCGTTCCGCGCAAACAGCGAGTACGACAGCGCCAGCATGGTCAAGCCCTCCATCCTGGCCGCGTTGCTGTACGCCGAGCACGGAAAGCTGACGCCGGGCCAGCAGGCAGAGGCCACGAACATGATCGAGAACTCGGACAACACGGCCGCCACCGCACTGTGGAAGGATTTGTCCGACCTCGCGAACCCCCATCAGGCCAACACCGAGAGTTTCCGCGCGTTCCTCACCGCGGCCGGGATGCAAGAGACCACGCCGGCCCCCGACCAGCTCTCTTGGGGCCTGACCCGGACCACGGCGTCCGACGAGCTCAAGCTGCTCGACCTGCTGAACGGGACGGACAACAAGGTTCTGGACGGCGCGTCCCGGGCGTACATCCTTGACCTCATGCGCTCGGTCCGGCCGGACGAGCGGTGGGGAAGCACGGACGAGGTCCCCGCGGCGGCGTCGACAGCTGTCAAGAACGGCTGGCTCCAGCGATCCATGACAGGCCCGGATAACGCCTTCGACCGCGGCGACTGGAAGGTCAACAGCATCAGTACGGTCAGCAGCCCGAAGGGCGGACCGTACCAGTCGAGCCTGGTGGTACTGACTGAGGACAACCGAGTCCCTGCGGGCAAGAAACCCTTCTACGGCTTCAAGCGGGGAGTCGACGAGATACAGGCGGTCGCAAGCGCCGTCAACAAGGACTTGTATCCGAAGCTTGCCGACAGCCAACGCTACACGCCGCAGTCGGTCCAACCGTCCACATAG
- a CDS encoding CPBP family intramembrane glutamic endopeptidase, with product MDTTSDTQHQPDSAPGQSPDERSGRLARIMRSPLGWLLTGVVGVGLVSALTATGPGPVPALGAAAAVAVYWWVTHRLAGRDVAEIARRGALREALFGGGIGLGFILVPVLLLTVFGGYSFSWAGHGFIGVLWTTVMVQLGGSVTEELLFRGLALQALEQLWGSKAAVVITSLFFGIAHLGAAEATLWSALAIAVEAGVLLGAAFLWRRSIWFVAGLHFAWNAAEQLLGISVSGHTPEGWFTLDVHGPAFLTGGGFGLEASILSVLVGSVIAFWMLRRAQAGGGITTRSRAGL from the coding sequence ATGGACACCACGTCCGACACCCAGCACCAGCCCGACTCCGCCCCGGGCCAGAGCCCCGACGAACGCAGCGGGCGCTTGGCCCGGATCATGCGCTCGCCGCTCGGCTGGCTGCTGACGGGCGTGGTCGGTGTCGGCCTCGTCTCGGCCCTGACGGCGACGGGCCCTGGCCCCGTACCGGCGCTGGGCGCGGCCGCCGCAGTGGCCGTGTACTGGTGGGTGACGCACCGATTGGCCGGTCGCGACGTAGCGGAGATCGCCCGCCGCGGTGCCCTACGGGAGGCACTGTTCGGTGGCGGGATCGGCCTGGGGTTCATCCTCGTCCCCGTCCTGCTCCTGACCGTCTTCGGGGGCTACTCCTTCTCCTGGGCCGGCCACGGGTTCATCGGGGTTCTCTGGACGACCGTGATGGTGCAGCTCGGCGGGTCGGTCACCGAGGAGCTGCTCTTCCGTGGTCTCGCCCTTCAGGCCTTGGAGCAGCTGTGGGGCAGCAAGGCCGCCGTCGTCATCACCTCGCTGTTCTTCGGCATCGCCCACCTCGGCGCCGCGGAAGCCACCTTGTGGAGCGCGCTGGCGATCGCCGTGGAAGCGGGGGTCCTGCTGGGAGCGGCGTTCCTGTGGCGACGTAGCATCTGGTTCGTCGCCGGGCTGCACTTCGCCTGGAACGCGGCGGAACAGCTGCTCGGCATCTCGGTCTCCGGACACACCCCGGAAGGCTGGTTCACCCTGGATGTCCACGGCCCCGCTTTCCTGACCGGCGGTGGTTTCGGCCTGGAGGCATCGATCCTGTCCGTCCTGGTCGGCTCGGTCATCGCCTTCTGGATGCTGCGCCGGGCCCAGGCCGGCGGCGGGATCACAACCCGCAGCCGTGCCGGCCTCTGA
- a CDS encoding DUF6351 family protein: MAAVLPPGGSVAAEDRPAPEIAVASAPDRGRVSGGDALLRVTAPGSGKVRVTVNGHTADGFVRQPDGSHLGLVSGLKDGPNRITARSRGRTATRTLINHRTDGPVFAGPQPLPFYCETTAFGLAPAHPPYCSAPTRVSYKYRSKAGEFAPLADPARRPSDLADTTVDGRKVPYIVRVETGTIDRAVYETAALYDGTDPSPLRQEQGWNDRLVYVFGGGCAGGHHQGAQTGGVLNDLFLSQGYAVASSTLNVLETNCNIPTSAEAAMTVKEHFTETYGPPAHTIGWGGSGGGIQQYTIADAYPGILDGIIPTVGFPDTFTPEKAASDCQLLVRYFAGAGSSLTPAQWDAVAGFLEFGTCIGMDQGIDLRHPTVRCDKSIPLTARWHATANPGGVKCTLMEAYANQFGRDPGTGFVRSTLDNVGVQYGLQALNAEQITPDQFIALNAAIGGYDAQGAPSPRRSQADPQALETAYRDDLLNSMSLGLRSTPIIDHRVYMDRVPLDVHTAQWSYVVRARLKSANGTTANHVIIESQLVMAATQTADTYVLASMDRWLTAITADTSTRGKQAKTAANKPADLSDACYLTPGNRVHTTLTYPASGPCAADYPIGSDPRMQAGEPLAQTCAPRTDADHLHLGARRLPGGALPPDAVGRLVELGLAVLRLLDP; encoded by the coding sequence ATGGCCGCCGTCCTGCCCCCGGGTGGGAGTGTGGCAGCCGAGGACCGACCCGCCCCCGAGATTGCCGTCGCCTCTGCCCCGGACCGCGGCCGGGTCAGCGGCGGAGACGCGCTGCTGCGAGTCACGGCTCCTGGATCCGGCAAAGTGAGGGTGACCGTGAACGGACACACGGCCGACGGCTTCGTGCGGCAGCCCGACGGCAGCCACCTCGGCCTGGTCTCCGGCCTCAAGGACGGCCCCAACCGCATCACCGCCCGATCCCGCGGCCGCACGGCCACCCGGACGCTGATCAACCACCGCACCGACGGACCCGTCTTCGCCGGACCGCAACCCCTGCCGTTCTACTGCGAGACGACTGCCTTCGGACTTGCCCCCGCCCACCCGCCGTACTGCTCCGCACCCACCAGGGTCAGTTACAAGTACCGGAGCAAGGCGGGTGAGTTCGCCCCTCTCGCCGACCCGGCCCGGCGTCCGTCCGACCTCGCAGACACGACCGTGGACGGCCGCAAGGTGCCCTACATCGTCCGTGTCGAGACCGGTACCATCGACCGCGCCGTCTACGAGACCGCCGCCCTCTACGACGGCACCGATCCCTCCCCGCTGCGTCAGGAACAAGGCTGGAACGACCGGCTCGTCTACGTCTTCGGCGGCGGCTGCGCCGGCGGACACCACCAGGGCGCACAGACCGGCGGCGTCCTCAACGACCTCTTCCTGTCCCAGGGATACGCGGTCGCCTCCTCCACGCTCAACGTGCTGGAGACCAACTGCAACATCCCCACCTCGGCGGAGGCGGCGATGACGGTGAAGGAACACTTCACCGAGACCTACGGACCTCCAGCGCACACCATCGGCTGGGGCGGCTCCGGCGGCGGTATCCAGCAGTACACGATCGCCGATGCCTACCCCGGCATCCTCGACGGGATCATCCCCACCGTCGGCTTCCCGGATACGTTCACGCCAGAAAAGGCAGCCTCCGACTGCCAGCTCCTCGTACGCTACTTCGCCGGCGCGGGTAGCTCACTCACCCCCGCACAGTGGGACGCGGTGGCCGGCTTCCTCGAATTCGGCACCTGCATCGGCATGGACCAGGGCATCGACCTGCGCCACCCGACCGTACGCTGCGACAAGTCGATCCCGCTCACGGCCCGCTGGCACGCGACCGCCAACCCCGGGGGTGTCAAGTGCACGCTCATGGAGGCCTACGCCAACCAGTTCGGCCGCGACCCGGGTACCGGCTTCGTGCGCAGCACCCTGGACAACGTCGGCGTGCAATACGGCCTCCAGGCGCTCAACGCCGAGCAGATCACCCCGGACCAGTTCATCGCCCTCAACGCAGCCATCGGCGGATACGACGCCCAGGGCGCGCCATCGCCCCGGCGGAGCCAAGCGGACCCGCAGGCACTCGAAACCGCCTACCGCGACGACCTCCTCAACAGCATGAGCCTCGGCCTGCGCAGTACGCCGATCATCGACCACCGCGTCTACATGGACAGGGTGCCGCTCGACGTGCACACCGCCCAGTGGTCCTACGTCGTGCGGGCACGGCTCAAGTCAGCCAACGGCACCACGGCCAACCACGTGATCATCGAAAGCCAACTGGTCATGGCCGCGACCCAGACCGCGGACACCTATGTACTGGCGTCGATGGACCGCTGGCTCACCGCCATCACGGCCGACACCTCCACACGCGGCAAGCAGGCGAAGACAGCGGCGAACAAGCCCGCCGACCTCTCCGACGCCTGCTACCTGACTCCCGGCAACCGCGTCCACACCACGCTGACCTACCCAGCGAGCGGACCGTGCGCCGCCGACTACCCGATCGGCTCGGACCCCCGGATGCAGGCCGGCGAGCCGCTGGCGCAGACCTGTGCCCCGCGGACTGATGCTGATCACCTGCACCTCGGTGCCCGCCGCCTTCCAGGAGGCGCGTTGCCGCCCGATGCCGTCGGCCGCTTGGTTGAGCTGGGTCTTGCTGTACTTCGCCTGCTGGACCCCTAG
- a CDS encoding CehA/McbA family metallohydrolase: MRDQHHDELGEPLFPTAVAGTNGVSRRSLLRWGAFLAAGGAGTLVPAGIARAATSGTSGQKVTTTYQGNSPSGFDQWSSVDIAVPAGVRRISVSYSYDRLAGVMDIGILGPTGFRGYSGSARSEFTLSAADATTGYVPGGIQQGKWSIVLGPMVGDVQTGMSWQVDVTLEYGDRLPDISPYDMLPTKIPNTGWGWYRGDLHMHTIHSDSQRTVDERVGDAIAAGLDFIAISDHNTSSTGVSWRGNIPGGLLVINAEEVTTRHGHWLAVGIPQGKWIDWRYKPSEGTFDAYAQQVRDLRGMVIAAHPLTPARGSFWEFGLGLDKVDAMEVWNGSGGTGGQPWTGDDELNLIAWHVMLCAGKRVPALGNSDAHSLGDGTVGTPQNVVCANTLSTAALLDSMRRGRVYVAESSQVTVDFAASAGGKTAGPGEVLPLGFFDAVDVVAKVSGAPNTVATLITEWGVMASIQIGASGSGELRWRGWGKASMFARVDVRRMVPAWTVLSQMVAFTNPVWFYGTPTVNDPKVPAVRPRGQATPEIPFGTSGTSERRLPGLTDYSAPFAAANVSIATPAYGGQKTALAVGDDQSLYFTSMGWNGLWAKWLQVPNPGGAADLKFQASDVAGMPDGSTQYLAIGTDGTLYHQSRDPGMAGLIGHFSGFQPVPGTDGSPTWRATKVAAEGMPDGTTQVLASGLDGSLYFNIRSASGAWAGWTRLAGYGGAATFAGPALSMVAVSDGSTQIVAIGLDGLVYHQIRYPDGRFTGFVRVRGSNSTTMAASSVDIALDTYHQRNSVRLAIVGQDGNIWYVTRTSDGAWTTWQQATTSTSVGFPYGRVVVTPGDAGGNRYVALSTA; this comes from the coding sequence ATGCGCGATCAACACCACGACGAACTGGGAGAGCCGCTCTTCCCCACGGCCGTCGCCGGAACCAACGGTGTCAGCCGTCGAAGTCTGCTGCGGTGGGGTGCATTCCTGGCCGCCGGAGGTGCGGGCACCCTGGTTCCGGCCGGCATCGCCAGGGCCGCCACCAGTGGCACGTCCGGGCAGAAGGTGACGACGACCTACCAGGGAAATTCACCGTCAGGGTTCGACCAGTGGTCGTCTGTCGACATAGCCGTTCCAGCAGGTGTGCGGCGAATCTCTGTCAGCTATTCCTACGATCGGCTGGCAGGCGTGATGGACATCGGTATTTTAGGGCCGACCGGATTTCGCGGCTACTCCGGCAGCGCCCGTTCGGAGTTCACCCTGTCCGCTGCAGACGCCACCACAGGCTATGTTCCCGGGGGGATCCAACAGGGCAAGTGGTCGATCGTCCTGGGGCCGATGGTCGGCGATGTGCAAACCGGAATGAGCTGGCAGGTAGACGTAACCCTCGAATACGGCGACCGTCTGCCCGACATATCTCCTTATGACATGCTTCCCACGAAAATCCCGAACACCGGTTGGGGCTGGTACCGGGGTGATCTACACATGCACACCATCCACTCCGATTCCCAGCGCACGGTTGACGAGCGGGTCGGCGACGCCATCGCCGCAGGACTGGACTTCATCGCCATCTCCGACCACAACACCAGTTCCACCGGAGTGTCCTGGCGGGGCAACATCCCCGGCGGCCTGTTGGTGATCAATGCCGAGGAGGTGACCACTCGGCACGGGCACTGGCTGGCGGTGGGCATCCCCCAGGGCAAGTGGATCGATTGGCGGTACAAGCCCTCGGAGGGCACATTCGATGCCTACGCCCAGCAGGTGCGCGACCTCCGAGGCATGGTGATCGCCGCTCATCCCCTGACCCCGGCTCGCGGTTCCTTCTGGGAGTTCGGTCTGGGGCTGGACAAGGTCGACGCCATGGAGGTGTGGAACGGATCCGGCGGGACGGGTGGGCAGCCCTGGACGGGCGACGACGAGCTCAACCTCATCGCCTGGCACGTCATGCTGTGCGCGGGCAAGCGCGTTCCCGCGCTGGGTAACAGCGATGCCCACTCACTCGGCGATGGCACGGTGGGCACTCCTCAGAACGTGGTGTGTGCCAACACCCTTTCCACGGCCGCGCTGCTGGACTCGATGCGCAGGGGCAGGGTGTACGTGGCGGAGTCCTCCCAGGTGACCGTGGACTTCGCTGCCAGCGCCGGGGGGAAGACCGCCGGCCCTGGTGAGGTGCTCCCCCTGGGCTTCTTCGACGCCGTTGACGTGGTCGCCAAGGTCTCTGGCGCGCCGAACACCGTGGCCACCCTCATCACGGAGTGGGGCGTCATGGCCTCCATCCAGATCGGCGCCAGCGGTAGCGGCGAGCTGCGTTGGCGCGGCTGGGGCAAGGCCTCGATGTTCGCGCGAGTGGACGTCCGGAGGATGGTTCCAGCATGGACCGTGCTGAGCCAGATGGTTGCCTTCACCAACCCCGTCTGGTTCTACGGCACCCCCACTGTCAACGACCCGAAGGTTCCCGCTGTCCGCCCCCGGGGGCAGGCCACGCCCGAGATACCGTTCGGCACCAGCGGTACCAGCGAGCGGCGGTTGCCGGGTCTGACCGACTACAGCGCGCCCTTCGCCGCGGCCAACGTGTCGATCGCCACTCCTGCGTACGGGGGCCAGAAGACGGCCCTGGCCGTCGGTGACGACCAGAGCCTCTACTTCACATCCATGGGATGGAACGGCCTGTGGGCCAAGTGGCTCCAAGTGCCCAACCCCGGCGGCGCGGCCGACCTCAAGTTCCAGGCATCGGACGTCGCCGGGATGCCCGACGGCTCCACCCAGTACCTCGCCATCGGCACGGACGGCACGCTCTACCACCAGAGCCGCGATCCCGGCATGGCGGGACTCATCGGGCATTTCAGCGGATTCCAGCCTGTGCCTGGGACGGACGGGTCGCCGACGTGGCGGGCCACCAAGGTCGCTGCCGAAGGGATGCCCGACGGCACCACACAGGTGCTGGCTTCAGGCCTCGACGGCAGCCTCTACTTCAACATTCGCAGCGCAAGCGGTGCCTGGGCCGGATGGACTCGCCTGGCCGGCTACGGCGGGGCCGCCACTTTCGCCGGTCCGGCACTGTCCATGGTCGCAGTGTCCGACGGCTCGACCCAGATCGTCGCCATCGGCCTCGACGGACTCGTCTACCACCAGATCCGCTACCCGGACGGGCGGTTCACCGGATTCGTCCGGGTGAGAGGCTCCAACAGCACGACCATGGCCGCAAGCTCGGTCGACATCGCCCTCGACACGTACCACCAGCGGAACTCGGTCCGGCTCGCCATCGTCGGTCAAGACGGCAATATCTGGTACGTCACCCGCACATCTGACGGCGCATGGACCACCTGGCAACAGGCCACGACATCAACCAGCGTCGGTTTCCCCTACGGCCGAGTCGTCGTCACACCAGGCGATGCAGGGGGTAACCGGTACGTGGCTCTTTCCACCGCCTGA
- a CDS encoding AMP-binding enzyme, with the protein MIVSGGENVYSAEVENALAQHPAVAACAVIGVPDDTYGERVHAVVVLAPGSTATTGELREHCKTLIAGYKSPRSMEFVSELPLSPAGKILKRELRKPYWQDKDRSVN; encoded by the coding sequence ATGATCGTCAGCGGTGGAGAGAACGTGTACTCCGCCGAAGTCGAGAACGCCCTCGCACAGCACCCGGCCGTGGCCGCCTGCGCGGTCATCGGCGTCCCCGACGACACCTACGGCGAGCGCGTCCACGCCGTCGTGGTCCTCGCACCCGGCAGCACGGCCACCACCGGGGAGCTGCGCGAACACTGCAAGACACTGATCGCCGGCTACAAGTCACCGCGCAGCATGGAGTTCGTCTCCGAGCTGCCGCTCTCGCCCGCCGGCAAGATCCTCAAGCGCGAGCTGCGCAAACCGTACTGGCAGGACAAGGACCGCTCCGTCAACTAG
- a CDS encoding ABC transporter substrate-binding protein, which yields MRAKRRGLWTSGAGCLAMVMLAAGCGTVSDPGSAKVVLRVVAADYGDSRANSSEPYWKELGHSFEQAHPGVRVEVSVLSWNDVDAKVAEMVRAGHAPDIAQIGAYADYAAAGKLYAADELLSVRTEADLLTPLAQAGRIRSAQYGLPFVASTRLMFYNTKLLEDAGVITRGASWQPKSWDALTTAAKKLKSDGVRTPIALPLGPEEAQAESMQWMLAGGGGMTNDSEAYVIDSSANVKTFEFLRDDLVGAGLTGPDEPGKLDRQEAFDAFTRGDVGILNGHPTLVKQATAKGVKLGMVALPAADGSEPQAMGVADWVMAFKNGHPKESGLFLDFLYEEKNVTAFTSKYGLLPVTTSGYRRMLASDDPGIAPLKVFLRALPSSRLYPVGKKSWASVSADFKKNIGAAVRPGALPAKVLADIAQGARKADK from the coding sequence ATGAGGGCGAAGCGTCGTGGACTGTGGACGTCCGGAGCCGGATGCCTGGCGATGGTGATGCTGGCCGCCGGCTGCGGGACGGTGTCCGATCCGGGCTCCGCGAAGGTGGTGCTGCGGGTCGTGGCCGCCGATTACGGTGACAGCCGTGCCAACTCCTCCGAGCCGTACTGGAAGGAGCTGGGGCACAGCTTCGAGCAGGCGCATCCCGGCGTGCGGGTGGAGGTGAGCGTCCTGTCCTGGAACGATGTGGACGCGAAGGTGGCCGAGATGGTCCGGGCTGGCCACGCGCCCGACATCGCCCAGATAGGCGCCTACGCCGACTATGCGGCGGCCGGAAAGCTGTACGCGGCCGACGAGCTCCTGTCGGTGCGCACGGAGGCCGACCTGCTGACGCCGCTCGCGCAGGCGGGCCGGATCCGCAGCGCTCAGTACGGTCTGCCGTTCGTGGCCTCGACCCGGCTGATGTTCTACAACACCAAGCTGCTGGAAGACGCCGGCGTGATCACGAGGGGTGCGTCGTGGCAGCCCAAGAGCTGGGACGCCTTGACAACGGCGGCGAAGAAGCTCAAGAGCGACGGTGTGCGGACGCCGATCGCGCTGCCCCTGGGTCCGGAGGAGGCGCAGGCCGAGTCGATGCAGTGGATGCTCGCCGGCGGTGGCGGTATGACGAACGACTCCGAGGCCTACGTCATCGACTCGTCGGCGAACGTGAAGACGTTCGAGTTCCTGCGGGACGATCTGGTCGGTGCCGGGCTGACGGGGCCGGACGAGCCGGGAAAGCTGGACCGCCAGGAGGCCTTCGATGCTTTCACCCGGGGGGATGTGGGGATCCTCAACGGCCACCCCACCCTGGTGAAGCAGGCGACTGCGAAGGGCGTCAAGCTCGGGATGGTGGCGCTGCCGGCCGCGGACGGCTCGGAGCCGCAGGCGATGGGCGTCGCCGACTGGGTGATGGCCTTCAAGAACGGGCACCCGAAGGAATCCGGGCTGTTCCTCGACTTCCTGTACGAGGAGAAGAACGTCACCGCCTTCACCTCGAAGTACGGCCTGCTGCCGGTGACGACTAGTGGCTATCGGCGGATGCTCGCCTCCGACGATCCCGGGATCGCACCGCTCAAGGTGTTCCTGCGGGCCCTGCCGTCCTCGCGTCTGTACCCGGTGGGCAAGAAGTCCTGGGCCTCGGTGAGCGCCGACTTCAAGAAGAACATCGGCGCGGCCGTGCGGCCGGGCGCACTGCCGGCGAAGGTGCTCGCAGACATCGCCCAGGGAGCCCGCAAGGCGGACAAGTAG